The window ggaagccatggatgacagcatgtctctggctgcatctgagGGAGAGGAGCTGTCGGGCTCACcgcatgaccccgccccctttccatctactcaacccagcaccgccagcgctggtatggacgccgaactgttccgcaTTCTATCaaaggctgttgaagagctggaactgaattggtctcctcctgaggagcctgtacgGAGTCGTTTGGACGAGTGGTTCCTGCCGGGtcgccgccaagcccctcgtcaaCGAGCCTCAAcgttcttcccggaagttcacgACGAGATCTCCaaatcctggcgcgctccgtactccgcccgccttcgtacctcttcttcctccgccctcacgacggttgacggcgcTGAAGAAAGGGGATAtgacaagttgccccccctggatgagtctgtggccgcgcatctgtgcccgcccactgccatcggctggaaggcaaaggcaactcacccgtccaagccatgcagaaccacTTCAGCTCTTGCTGGACgagcttattcttcggctggacaggcagcatcagcactgcactcaatggcggtcctccaagtTTACCAGGCTaaactcctccgcagtatggatgaggcCAGCATGgatgacgctgcgttccgtgagctacgcagcgcgaccgacctggcgttgcgtgctactaagatgatggcacaggcgattggcagatcgatggccagcttggtggtgctggagcgccacttgtggctaaacttaacggagatcaaggacgctgataaagtcgccttccttgactcccccatttcTCCAACCGgtctgttcggtccagcagtGGAGGGGTTTGCGGAAcgcttcaccgccgctcagaagttgtcccaggctatgcgacacttcTTGCCcaagcgcacaagctctgcaacggctcctagtcgccccaaaccggcgccgactcagcagcctgcaaagaccgccccgccagctACTCAGCCAAccccccaggtggagccacgtcatcgctcccgctcggccaggcgctaccctttccctagacgtcagggaccccgacccaaggtcgtgttggaccaggcgcctccagcgtcttcctgatttaaaagtcaggaagaggaaggggtcaagtctcgccagagccggaccagcccccaagatgtctctcttcagcctccaaacaccccgttctgttccaggtacagagcgctgcatgtttacaaaaaaatacagctgtaactcacgggccctttccgtcagcgcccttacagcttaccgctgtgatagctgaaaaaataaaaaacaaacattttcaaaaagagagcaaatttcctcttccagagtttTTGAGCGGCAACCAACCGCTCAAATCAATACAACCCCTCAccacacgggccgaggcttggaaagccatccccggagtgtcaaaatgggttatgggcataatagaacgaggttatacacttcagttcgctcgaagaccaccccgctttcacggagtggtctccacctcagttcacagcaaaaacatagaggttttgcgtacagaggtgaggaatttgctggcaaaaggtgccgtggaaacggttcccccagcacagagcgaatcaggcttttacagccgttacttcctggTCCCcaaaaaggatggcggtctgagacccatcctcgacctcagacgttTGAATCGCGCTCTAGTgcattcaaaatgctcacgctgaaacagatcctctcgcaaatACGCACAGAGGACTGGTTTTGCTCgatggatctgaaagatgcatattttcatatccaaattgccccccaccacaggcaattcttgagattcgccttcgagggagtggcttatcagcatacagtccttccgttcggactgtctctagctccccgcacatttacgaagtgcatggacgcggctctttcccctctgaggcagatgggaatccgcgttctgaactacctcgacgactggctcattctggcccagtcagagaacgagctaatacatcacagatccgtgatcctcagccacttggagtgcctaggactcagggtcaattttgccaagagcgttcTGTCCCCCAGTCAACGTAtttcgttcctgggagcagttttcgactccattcaaattaaggcaatggttgcgccgcagcgagctcagGCCATCCggaagctcgcggcctccttcaaaatcggagcccttcgccctctcaaagcttttcagaagatgctgggtcttatggcttcagcatctctggtactccagctgggcctacttcaaatgcgccctctgcagtactggttggACCCGAAAGTTCCtcctcaggcctggcgtctagggcgcctgcgcatcaaggtagatcggacCTGTATCACAGCTCTGACTCCTTGGAAGAGCCTtccttggatggaacagggcgttcccctggacatggcgtgcagaaggaagatggtctcgatagatgcgtccaactcaggcTGGGGAGCTCTGTGCAAcggccagccggcattcggccaaTGGTCGAAAGCCGAAAAACGCCtccacatcaactgcctagaaatgctagcagtgtgtttaggcctccatacgcttctgccagtcttaaagggacaccacgtcttagtccgctcggacaataTGACGGTGGTGTcatacataaatcaccagggaggtctttcgtcgagatgccttttcacattagtggaacgtctcttacaatgggctcagctcaactttcACTCGCTCAGAGCAACTCGTGCCTGGCAGGttgaatcaaggagcagacatgctgtctcggagcaacgtctcctcagacgaatggatgcttcatccccagacgattcaggaaatatgggcggtctttggcaaggctcaggtagaccttttcatctcaaaagacaattgtcactgcccaatttatttttcaaaggagcaggatgcattggcccacgactggcccaatctcctgttatatgcttttcccccgactgccctgataccacacgtaaTCAGGCGGGTCAGGAAACAGAaactcaaaatcctgctagtggcccccttctggcagaaccagcattggttcccagatctccaccggctgctgtcgTCAGCACCGTGGCCCGTTCctttgagacgagatctcttaacgcaggcgaacaaaacgctttggcaccccTAATCAGAACTGTGGGCGCTGCATGTAttgtctctcgacgggagccttcaaatctccccgagaccgttttaaatactatttctgaggccagagcaccctctacgaggcgactctatggactcaagtggtctgtcttttccgcctggtgttccacccgcggtgcagacccgagtttgtgtgacatatcagtgattttgtcatttcttcaggagctgttgaACAAGGGAcgttctccctccacgctcagagtctatgtggcggccatagcggcatttcatgactctatggacggtcagtctgtgggaaagaacgatctgatcgttcgctttctgaaggggtcgagacggcttaaccctcctcgccccatcacggttcctacttgggacttacccacagtgctgagagctctgaagagccctccatttgagccgctacagtctgttgaccttcgacctctgacgctaaaaactgccctgctgctggcattggcatcagtcaagcgtatgggtGACCTACAGGCTCTGTCTGTAAATCCTGTATGCCTGGAATTCGGGCcgaatgactctaaagtcatcctgaaacCGAGATAcggctatgtacctaagagtctctcaacaccgtttagagaccaggttatttccctcttggcacttcccccctcggagcaagaccaagactttaatcccctctgccctgttagggcattgaggtgttagtggaagccatcatgctggcttactcttccttgggtctgccatgtcccatgggggtaagagcccattcaaCTAGAGGTgtcgcctcgtcatgggcctggtccagcggagtatccattgcagaaatatgtgcggcggccggctgggcctcaccgtccacatttgctaggttttataatctagatgtccctgtcttgcagactagggtcctttctgcatgaggaatttTGTCAACAGTATTGTtatgtatgcacttggcctctgggagtttccaagtgtatcgtttCCTTGGAACGGAACGTTCATTAGGTTTTCCTGATTGAGCAAGTTGGCTTCTACTAGCCCATtctgtgctagggccatacagtcgttcctctaccttagcaacggcgggattgtactggttccccataagcgtcttacgacgcagtacgagtgaagtatcgacagggaacgtactcggttactttcgtaacctcggttccctgagatacgggaacgagtactgcgttgctggccgttgctagctgcacgactcagacgtcgcttcagtcgaagaacctgagatcctatggcgaaatacacgcttatatagccgatttctccgccccttttggcgcgatcgggcgcgaatcatcgccattggtttgttttatctcactgcacaaaccaatggtcgtgcagttacactgcgttattgaaatgcttcagtctcaggagaaaaaggagctttttccccataagcgtcttacgacgcagtactcgttcccgtatctcagggaaccgaggttacgaaagtaaccgagtacgttatcaattttccgtgcctttctgaatacGGATTAACTATACAGGCACATCCCtattgtaatgtaacaggctactgctaCTGCTTTAGTGGCTCAGAGGaatgcattttttgttttacattttgacCAGAGTTGGCGTGGTTACTAAAGCTGAAGCATCCTCACTATAGCTGGTGATCACTGCTCTCACCATCTTTTCCTTTTATCTTTAGAAACATCAAAAAGCAGCAACATTGAAGACTTTTTGAAGCAATTTAATATAATCATCGGCCTTAAACAAAAGTAATTTTTAATGAGTCAAAATATGTCCCGGTGAGCCAACCTCCTCATAGAGAGGAGATAAAGAATCCTTCTTTTCCTTTTAGAGGGTGTGTTACTTCGTCGTTCCATCCTCTTGAATATCAAACTGCCGGTTGGGTTTTGTGGACTCAAGCATAAGCTCATAAAGCTGTCCGATCTGCTCTTCTTGAAAGTTTTTGAGTTTCTCTTCCGATAAATCGGCACCAAACGCCAACTGCTTGTTTCCCATTGCTTCCAGCACCTGCGTCTGTAGGGTGTCTTTGTAGTTCTGCACAGAAAATAAGACAGAGACAAGAGTTTTACTTATAAAAAAGTAAACCTGTTAAACTTCAAACCCTCAACGTTCATCTGCCTACTACTGGTTCTTGTATTGATTTAACACTTAGACACAAGTGAGGTATTCATTTGATAGAGCGCTACAGATTTACTATAACAGACTGTGACAGAATTATTTATTTCTCTTTGTTGGAGATTCATTGATTGCAATTCACATGATGAAACGCAGGTCACAGGGGCTGATGGGGGATGTGTAGGATCAGGGAATCCACTAAGGTCTAATGGAGGTCAATGCctactgctctctctctctctcagcccgCTGGAATCACTCCCTCTATATCAGTGATTACCGTCTGTATGAAAGGTCCACACAAGTCTACAAGTTTTACAAAAAGTCCAACAAAACTGTAATTTATCAATGTTGCAAGTTCTTTTTTGTTTACTTGTTAAAGAACAGTTATTCTATTGTTAACACATACAGGCTCCTCAAATTGCATTCTTGGTAGGTTTGAGAATCAAAAGTCACTTCTTTTTCAGAATCAAATCCATCCTTAAAAAGAAATACCAATGGATTTTCATGACGCATGATTGGATTGTTCTTCAAGGTCTACATTCTTTTGCTACTGTTGACAAAACAGTCCAATGAAATGTTCTCACAGATCATGTTTTATCCTGAATATACAGCACCACAATGAAAGAACATTAACAAACATACAGCGTGACCAGTGTAGTCTGAGACATTCATTAACAGAGGTGTAAAGAATAATCTAAGAAGAATCAATCTATCTCGgcatgtttaagagaagtcaGACTGAAAGCACACTCTGCAGTGCAGAAATAATCAGCAGAAAGGCTAAGAATTTTGTGTGGAGAGAGAAGAACTTGTCCAAGGTTCACTTTAGAGATGCCAGCAAGTTTAATTGATGGGATGTTAAACATTTTGTTCGCCATTAAACTGAGGAAAGACTGAAGCCCAGTTGGGCCACTTATACAGCTACAATGCAGAGTGAATACAAATGTTTATGAGAAActccttcagcaacatgcagttccTTCTCTGCAAGAATCTCTCAATTAGCCTACAATGTTCATGCAAGACAATGCCCCCGTCACACTGCTAAGAAGGTTAAGATGTTCCTTGAAGCTAAGAACATTGAAATGGCTGAGCCAGAGTCATTAAATGAAACCAattgaaaatctctggaaaatccttgGCAACAAAGTTATGGAAAAACCCACTACAGTTATCAAACCATGGAAGAGAATGgaagaagagtggaccaagatcaTACCAGTGCAGTGTTAGAAAATAGTAATGTCCTGTGGCAGCAGATGTACAGAAGTCACTCACTTCCGACTATTTTCTTACAGCTGTAACCCCCCAAAATATTAATTGTGATGATCTTTCTTGctacagtagtttttttttttttttttaattctgatgaCTGTGTTTTTCACAAAGAAACAAAGTAGCTAATATCTTTGATACTACACAAAGTAGCTAAAAAGAAGtacagtaactaattacatttacCTGAATATTCTATAAAACTGTTCAAATATACCTGGTTTGATTCAGTTAATTGATTAATTGTGGATTGGTAAACTAAAAGATTCGGTGACTGGAATCACAATCTGAACCAGATTTGTTACATACTACTCATATCCCCAATCCTTGTAAGACTCAAAGTACACAAAGTCCCAGACTGCCGCACTAACCATATTTACACCGTACCCGCTGATTCGATCATATAAGCCTGGATTTTCTGACATCTTAATTGAAACTTGTCTGTCACATCTGTCACGACTGCTTACGATCAAACCTACAAGCCATTACAGAGAGACTCATTCAGAAAAACACACTGAAAACAAAACCATTAAGAACTCTCATTCACTCACCCAACATTTTGGAATTTGGACGCAATTCAATTTTGGAAGCAAAAAGCCATTTGTCTGGGAAGCTTCCTCCTCTACATAATGTAATTAGATTGAACATATGCCAAGgagtaatattttaagaatggatGGGATGTGGGCATGCTGAATGGCAAGCTTTTTGGTGAAGCTCATCTTCTGAATATAAACACCTCACTTCCCATCGCAATGACGTCATCAGGCAACCCGTTTCATGCTTGTCTGGAATAGCCTGACTTTTCCAAGGGCACAGAACTTTAAAGATCTATACAGATAAATAGATTAGCTTGATGTCCACTACTCTGTATGTACAGAATCGCTTGGAAACTACTGTTATGCCAGAAGTCTTTTagaagatgcttttatccaaagtgacataTAGTACAATTATTACAGGGACAATCCTATGGGAGCAACCTAAGGTTAATGGAGATGATTCATGGAGAAGGCACCGATATACTTCTAGTCTCCAACAAACTTTGGCCAAAACGAAATGGTTTTGGAGTTCGTTTTGGTGGTTTACTTTGGTTTGCTGACCATGAAACACCACTGAATTGCCATTGGTCCATGAAGAATACATAATGCTGTGGAGCTCCACCACCTTTGATGCGTGAAATATTTTGAGGTCAATTTTTCTTCATTCAGTTCATAAAGGTCAAACACAAGAACAAATACTACCACAAACAGGCACCAATTTTTCCTCCCGCAAATACTCTGTCAACCAAATATGATTGGTTGAGCAAATGATATAGGCTCATTACTCACTGTTAAACTAGGCCTATACTTGGTGTTCGTTTTCAAGTCTTTTTCTCCGTGAGATGGTTCACTTGATGAAGAATTCaattcatgaacagactgcaaaaTATATTACCAAGAGTCAAGTAGTCAGACATTCAGGGATAATGTGGAACTGACTCCTTGCAGATGCAAACGGGGTAAAAATGATTTAATCAAAATGAAGTTAACATTGACCAGCTGCATATCAGAGTTGATGAAACCAAATAATCCACACATAAGATGAAATCAACAGATGAAAGGAGTATTCAATGAAGCGTGTGTGCAAGTTTACTATAACTGTGCAGAGATTTTCCACAGAGGAAATGAACAAATATCCTGCTAAGTTTTCAGACTTTGAAGCATAACCTACCACATAAAACTCGAGAACATGTGATTGCCTAAATATGAGCTACAGATAATGAAAATTGCTTAAACACAACTAGTTTTACCCAGTCCTTGGTCCAGAATTTAATACCAATGTTGAAAATcaagctaaaacagcattcttgaaaatgcatttttacatctcattcacttttgttcataccaGGGGCGGACTAGCCATTGGGAGAACAGGGACAATTCCCGGTGgtctggcagccaatttggcccgctgccatttttttaaatttatattttattttcatatatattgttgttgtttctgCCGAATGAACTAAAGTGATTATTtacaaattcgccattcaataataatactctaataaatcgtaatccggttcgtcTTGACAAAAGAAcgcaagactcgagaatggagtgcccaggtggagcagagagtcgaaactgtcctgttgttcagtacttcatttacaggtcagatacatctgtaaatagactattgtagttttgtttacttagacaattacatttaaaacttttgtaattttgttgtgtttgtcattt of the Garra rufa chromosome 17, GarRuf1.0, whole genome shotgun sequence genome contains:
- the sdhaf3 gene encoding succinate dehydrogenase assembly factor 3, mitochondrial — encoded protein: MANAAHVSAVRSLYKRILLLHRFMPIDLRALGDQYVKDEFRRHKTASAEEATGFMAEWQNYKDTLQTQVLEAMGNKQLAFGADLSEEKLKNFQEEQIGQLYELMLESTKPNRQFDIQEDGTTK